The following are encoded in a window of Deltaproteobacteria bacterium genomic DNA:
- a CDS encoding GNAT family N-acetyltransferase — MTCRQHHWRVVPSDDLTRETATRMAEFFSERPESAERKIAYTPEYFLWKINGNPAGPGFVSLAVDEDRIVGTLTLTRKRLWFRGRGIMAVEMADGLVDRDYRGRGIHAALVADARTRALADNVELLCGFIETDSVSLRVHEEKCFSLRKPNLDLYIYVLPLKPVRQLLGKSESMESLIRNNVFEGVRIPELNSHASHSTGHQEPCLRFDAFFDRLDEKLRRRYAFIFSRSAEDLRFRYGDSPEKEPFRMLVKRDSANEPEAVLIYKSIARDDLRVLFVADMYGANNDSVIDAWMGILEWGLMNDYDTVALWATNRWFEPFNEFPCPPVPIARREMVFFHNELGKELLNDGGVWHVSISDSNNI; from the coding sequence ATGACGTGCAGGCAACATCATTGGCGCGTCGTACCGTCGGACGACCTCACCCGTGAGACCGCGACCCGGATGGCCGAGTTCTTCTCCGAAAGGCCTGAATCCGCGGAGCGAAAGATCGCCTACACGCCCGAATACTTTCTCTGGAAAATCAACGGAAATCCTGCAGGCCCCGGTTTCGTGTCCCTCGCCGTGGATGAAGATCGGATAGTGGGGACTTTGACCCTGACCCGCAAAAGGCTCTGGTTCCGCGGCCGGGGAATTATGGCCGTGGAAATGGCGGATGGCCTGGTGGACAGGGATTATAGAGGGCGCGGTATTCACGCGGCCCTGGTCGCGGACGCTCGAACACGGGCCTTGGCGGATAACGTGGAACTGCTGTGCGGGTTTATTGAAACCGACAGCGTTTCCCTCCGTGTGCACGAGGAAAAGTGCTTTTCCTTGCGAAAGCCGAATCTGGACCTGTATATCTACGTGTTACCTTTGAAGCCGGTGAGGCAACTCCTTGGCAAGTCAGAGAGCATGGAGAGCCTCATACGCAACAACGTGTTCGAAGGAGTGAGGATACCCGAACTGAATTCTCACGCTTCCCACTCGACAGGACATCAAGAGCCGTGTCTTCGGTTTGATGCCTTTTTCGACCGGCTTGACGAAAAATTGAGACGTCGGTACGCTTTCATCTTCTCGAGAAGCGCCGAGGATTTGAGATTCAGGTATGGCGATAGTCCAGAAAAAGAGCCATTTAGAATGCTGGTCAAACGAGACTCGGCGAACGAGCCGGAGGCTGTTCTGATTTACAAGAGCATCGCGCGCGACGACTTGAGGGTTCTTTTTGTGGCGGATATGTATGGCGCCAACAACGATTCCGTAATCGATGCGTGGATGGGTATCCTTGAATGGGGATTGATGAACGATTACGACACTGTCGCTCTTTGGGCTACAAATAGGTGGTTTGAACCGTTCAATGAATTCCCCTGCCCACCCGTCCCCATCGCTCGAAGAGAAATGGTTTTCTTTCATAATGAGCTGGGCAAGGAATTGTTGAACGACGGCGGCGTTTGGCATGTTTCCATTTCGGATTCCAACAATATTTAG
- a CDS encoding ATP-grasp domain-containing protein has protein sequence MTNLSGKRLMVLGAGPFQLPGIRRAVDLGCWVATVDNLPGNHGHGISHQRIHCSTLDKGCVLEAARAFEIDGICTFSSDVATPTVAYVCDELILVGSSLESTEAMVSKDRFRSFQKRHGLNHPAFVVGERFRDVASEVGALGYPVVFKPCDSSGSRGIASFETFCFEKMMIAFDLSRSFSRSGRVVIEERLDGVEVGGDGFWVGGEAAFLCITHKRLEGFAPKGHCLPTGIDEANQERVREALTRCCAALSYTDGPLNFDVMVSPERVTIIEMSPRTGGNGIPALIRRATGVDVEEATILRALGKEVVFPEPSKALRSCGSYIIGSRTAGVLAGLPSFKEIQAVVPGLYESFFTARPGEIVPKFEHGGHMLGWLLFDCDSPQAYETMARTLDVRLKLDISEQPPDIRPENPTEPSMSPAQGEARR, from the coding sequence GTGACGAACCTGAGCGGAAAACGACTGATGGTTTTAGGGGCCGGACCGTTTCAACTCCCCGGCATCCGGCGGGCCGTGGACTTGGGGTGTTGGGTCGCCACAGTGGACAATTTGCCCGGCAACCATGGCCATGGGATTTCTCATCAACGCATCCACTGCAGTACTTTGGACAAAGGATGCGTGCTGGAAGCGGCGCGTGCTTTTGAGATCGACGGAATCTGCACATTCAGTTCCGATGTCGCGACCCCAACCGTCGCCTACGTGTGTGATGAGCTGATTCTGGTCGGTTCGTCTCTCGAATCGACGGAGGCCATGGTGTCAAAGGACCGGTTTCGCTCTTTTCAGAAGCGTCACGGATTGAACCATCCGGCCTTTGTCGTCGGCGAACGGTTCAGGGACGTGGCTTCCGAAGTAGGAGCGCTGGGGTATCCGGTGGTGTTTAAGCCTTGCGACTCGTCGGGCTCCAGGGGGATCGCGAGTTTCGAGACATTCTGTTTCGAGAAGATGATGATTGCTTTCGATCTGTCGAGGAGCTTTTCCCGCTCCGGCAGGGTGGTGATAGAAGAGCGTTTGGATGGAGTGGAAGTTGGAGGCGACGGTTTTTGGGTGGGCGGAGAAGCGGCTTTTCTGTGTATTACGCACAAACGCCTCGAGGGCTTTGCGCCAAAGGGACATTGCTTACCAACCGGTATCGATGAAGCGAACCAGGAACGGGTGAGGGAAGCGCTCACCCGATGTTGCGCAGCCCTTTCGTATACGGACGGTCCTCTCAACTTCGACGTCATGGTGTCCCCCGAGCGTGTGACGATCATCGAGATGAGTCCCAGAACAGGCGGTAACGGCATTCCCGCCCTGATTCGCCGCGCGACCGGCGTGGATGTGGAGGAGGCCACTATTCTGCGAGCCTTGGGAAAAGAAGTGGTTTTCCCCGAACCATCAAAAGCCCTTCGAAGCTGCGGTTCTTACATCATTGGATCAAGAACGGCCGGCGTGCTGGCCGGGTTACCGAGCTTCAAAGAAATTCAAGCGGTCGTGCCCGGCTTGTATGAATCGTTTTTTACGGCCCGACCCGGTGAAATCGTGCCAAAATTTGAACACGGGGGCCATATGCTGGGCTGGCTGCTCTTCGATTGCGATTCCCCTCAGGCGTATGAAACCATGGCCCGGACCCTTGACGTAAGGCTGAAGCTGGACATATCGGAACAACCCCCTGACATCCGACCGGAAAATCCGACCGAACCGTCCATGTCCCCGGCCCAGGGAGAGGCGAGACGATGA
- the rffA gene encoding dTDP-4-amino-4,6-dideoxygalactose transaminase, with amino-acid sequence MRIPFNKPFIAGKELYYIARAVLGGHLSGGGYYTKRCHEWLEKRLGCVRAFLTHSCTDSLEMAAVLCDIQPGDEVIMPSFTFVSTANAFVLRGAIPVFVDIRPDTLNIDEKRIDAGVSSRSRAIVPVHYAGVGCAMEEIMAIAQRCDLLVIEDAAQGFCNAYQGRYLGTIGHLGCLSFHETKNIITGEGGALLVNEPRFVERAEIIWEKGTDRSKFRRGEVDKYTWVDVGSSFSPSELIGAFLYAQLELEKEINEARSMLYRRYLDLLRPLEQQGLLKLPPESATSGCIGHIFHILTQTTDERAGLISYLQKHDIQAVFHYVPLHSSPAGRKYGRTCGDMSVTNDVSERLLRLPIFYEMTGSEVMRVSETIHRFYGMPFGGV; translated from the coding sequence ATGCGTATCCCCTTCAATAAACCCTTTATAGCTGGAAAAGAGCTGTACTATATCGCCCGAGCCGTTCTCGGCGGCCACTTGTCGGGCGGGGGGTATTACACCAAGCGTTGTCACGAGTGGCTCGAAAAACGTCTGGGTTGCGTGCGCGCCTTTCTGACGCATTCCTGCACGGACTCGCTCGAAATGGCGGCTGTCTTATGCGACATACAACCGGGCGACGAAGTGATCATGCCGTCGTTCACGTTCGTATCCACGGCAAATGCGTTTGTTCTACGAGGGGCCATACCGGTATTCGTTGACATCAGGCCTGATACTCTGAATATAGACGAAAAACGGATCGATGCGGGGGTCAGTTCCCGTTCCAGGGCAATCGTACCCGTGCACTATGCAGGCGTGGGCTGCGCCATGGAAGAGATCATGGCCATTGCCCAAAGATGCGATCTATTGGTCATAGAAGACGCTGCTCAAGGTTTTTGCAACGCCTATCAGGGTCGTTATCTGGGAACGATCGGACACTTGGGCTGCCTGAGTTTTCATGAAACCAAGAACATCATAACCGGAGAGGGCGGAGCCCTCCTCGTAAACGAACCTCGATTCGTTGAACGCGCGGAAATTATATGGGAAAAAGGGACCGACAGAAGCAAGTTCCGTAGGGGGGAAGTGGATAAGTACACCTGGGTGGACGTAGGCTCCTCTTTTTCTCCGAGCGAACTCATAGGAGCGTTCTTATACGCGCAATTGGAGCTCGAGAAGGAGATCAACGAGGCCCGGTCCATGCTGTATCGCCGGTACCTCGATCTTCTCCGTCCTCTGGAGCAACAGGGACTCCTAAAATTGCCGCCCGAGAGCGCAACGAGCGGCTGCATCGGACACATTTTTCATATACTTACCCAAACCACGGATGAACGCGCCGGACTGATATCCTACCTGCAAAAACATGATATACAGGCCGTCTTTCATTACGTACCATTGCATAGCTCTCCTGCAGGCAGAAAATACGGCAGGACGTGCGGAGATATGAGCGTGACGAACGATGTAAGCGAGCGGCTGCTAAGATTGCCGATCTTCTACGAGATGACCGGCTCCGAGGTGATGCGCGTTTCAGAGACCATACACCGATTCTACGGGATGCCGTTCGGAGGCGTATAG
- a CDS encoding glycosyltransferase family 2 protein: MDGKFPWERPFSACRASNHPAKSRRIPALNEGDRTTREKDQMDLSVIVPVYGSERTLPELFARLKATLDTTGLRWEVIFVDDAGPDGSYRVLSGLKDAFHEIQVVRLDKNYGQHNATLCGYRHAKGRYVLAMDDDLQHPPEAIPRMLAKMREGYLVVMGAYRERRHPVLRGIASWILHCIFFRIWDVPKGIQVTSFRLVDRSVVDKVVQIYDTNVYLPGFIFRFVPKDAVANIEVAHQGRISGRSGYEVHKLWSLAEQMVMDCTCLPSVLFSVASVLLSLLVLGGVALLIVAKSSAGDQFPSDLFSALTGLFMFQGVILLVMSPIARYLKRAARRNRGEAQYMENKENG, encoded by the coding sequence ATGGACGGAAAGTTTCCATGGGAGCGTCCTTTCTCCGCGTGTCGAGCCTCGAATCATCCCGCAAAATCCAGACGAATCCCGGCGTTGAATGAAGGCGACCGCACCACAAGAGAAAAGGACCAGATGGACTTATCCGTGATCGTGCCCGTGTATGGATCGGAGCGCACTCTGCCGGAGCTTTTCGCCAGGCTCAAGGCTACCTTGGACACGACGGGTTTGCGCTGGGAGGTTATTTTCGTCGATGATGCCGGGCCGGACGGTAGCTACCGGGTCCTGAGCGGTCTGAAAGACGCATTCCACGAAATACAGGTCGTCCGGCTTGACAAGAACTACGGCCAACATAACGCCACCCTTTGCGGGTACAGGCATGCCAAGGGACGTTACGTTCTGGCCATGGACGACGATCTGCAGCACCCGCCGGAAGCGATTCCCCGGATGCTAGCCAAGATGCGGGAAGGATACCTGGTCGTCATGGGGGCTTATCGGGAGAGACGCCATCCGGTCCTGCGCGGTATCGCAAGTTGGATCCTGCATTGCATTTTTTTCAGAATCTGGGACGTTCCCAAAGGAATTCAGGTAACGAGCTTCCGGCTCGTCGACAGAAGTGTGGTGGATAAGGTGGTTCAAATCTACGATACGAACGTCTACCTCCCGGGTTTCATATTTCGATTCGTACCTAAAGATGCGGTGGCGAATATTGAAGTCGCTCATCAGGGCAGGATATCGGGACGCTCCGGTTACGAGGTGCACAAGTTGTGGAGCCTTGCCGAGCAAATGGTCATGGATTGCACGTGTCTCCCGTCCGTGCTGTTCTCCGTGGCGTCTGTTTTGTTGAGCTTACTAGTGCTCGGCGGCGTAGCGCTTTTAATTGTGGCAAAATCTTCCGCAGGGGATCAATTTCCATCCGACCTGTTTTCGGCGCTGACGGGGCTGTTCATGTTTCAGGGCGTAATTCTGCTGGTGATGTCCCCCATCGCGCGGTATTTGAAACGGGCGGCGAGACGGAACCGGGGCGAAGCGCAGTATATGGAGAACAAGGAGAATGGTTGA
- a CDS encoding B12-binding domain-containing radical SAM protein → MRDTPMAGSAHKATGAEKEGHDLVVLYFPKVIPQPFNGAPLGLLAAAALADRAGYTVRIVTDDGCSDALGELKSVLPRALLVGISTMTGYQLKGAVKASKLVKSIVPEIPVVWGGWHPTVCPEQTIQQPYVDFIVRGQGELTLLELTSALKASSNRFGDIPGLGWKRASTPVLNAPRPLFYDESWPDIPFHLIDVERHLRVTEVGDRVIDLFTSYGCPYDCTFCAENHFSKKRWAGMSAEKVLNQIRLLIDRHHIDGVVFRDNNFFVNKIRALDVATMIKSIPQPFAWGQCMGRTDTLLQYDDAEWDLLRESGLKSIFIGAESGLPESLKLINKKATVEQTLRLAEIADKKGIAIWYSFLAGYPWVSGQEPNSLSHVREKNREDFSATIDLVDRIARKGSNNRYLYFRYTPYPATKMAEYTEELGVHVPDSLEAWSNYSLDSDNTGFLDRDVSRKLDVLQGFVLPCLSNVSKDIASRARGRFMRFMAGSLIRIFESLAWLRWRRKWFFEGPDSCLYRKLRRVYESRFLGSAK, encoded by the coding sequence ATGAGGGATACGCCCATGGCCGGGTCCGCACACAAGGCGACCGGCGCTGAAAAAGAGGGCCACGATCTCGTTGTCCTGTACTTTCCGAAGGTCATTCCTCAACCGTTTAACGGAGCGCCGCTGGGTCTTTTGGCAGCGGCCGCGTTGGCGGACCGCGCCGGATATACGGTGCGCATCGTTACAGACGACGGCTGTAGCGACGCTCTGGGAGAGCTGAAGAGCGTTCTGCCCCGGGCGCTCTTGGTGGGCATTTCAACCATGACGGGATATCAGCTCAAAGGAGCCGTAAAGGCCTCGAAGCTCGTTAAATCCATCGTCCCTGAAATTCCCGTTGTCTGGGGCGGCTGGCACCCCACTGTGTGTCCGGAACAAACGATTCAACAACCCTACGTGGACTTCATCGTACGGGGCCAGGGCGAATTGACTCTGTTGGAACTGACCTCCGCCTTGAAAGCGTCCTCGAATCGTTTTGGCGACATACCCGGACTTGGCTGGAAAAGGGCGTCCACGCCCGTTTTGAACGCCCCCAGGCCGCTTTTCTACGATGAATCCTGGCCCGATATTCCCTTTCATCTCATAGACGTTGAAAGACATTTGAGGGTGACCGAGGTCGGCGACCGAGTAATCGATCTGTTCACCAGTTACGGATGTCCTTACGACTGCACGTTTTGCGCGGAGAATCACTTTTCGAAAAAACGTTGGGCGGGCATGTCCGCCGAAAAAGTGTTGAATCAGATTCGTCTTCTGATCGATCGCCATCATATCGACGGCGTGGTTTTTCGGGACAACAACTTCTTTGTTAACAAAATACGGGCCCTCGATGTCGCGACCATGATCAAATCGATCCCCCAGCCGTTTGCCTGGGGCCAATGCATGGGACGCACCGACACGTTGCTCCAGTATGATGATGCCGAATGGGACTTGCTCAGGGAGAGCGGGTTGAAATCGATCTTCATCGGAGCGGAATCGGGCTTACCCGAATCCCTGAAACTCATCAACAAAAAAGCCACGGTGGAACAAACGCTACGGCTGGCTGAGATTGCCGACAAAAAAGGGATCGCAATCTGGTATTCCTTTCTCGCCGGATATCCGTGGGTGAGCGGGCAAGAACCGAACAGCCTGAGTCACGTGCGCGAGAAAAACAGGGAGGACTTTTCCGCGACCATCGATCTAGTAGATAGAATCGCCAGGAAAGGCTCGAACAATCGATATCTGTATTTCCGGTACACACCCTACCCCGCCACTAAAATGGCTGAATACACCGAGGAATTAGGCGTTCACGTTCCGGATTCCCTGGAAGCGTGGTCGAACTATTCTCTCGACTCGGACAATACAGGGTTTCTCGATCGGGACGTTTCCCGGAAATTGGATGTGCTGCAGGGATTTGTTCTGCCTTGCCTCAGCAACGTATCGAAGGACATTGCGAGCCGAGCGAGGGGAAGATTCATGAGATTTATGGCCGGAAGCCTGATCAGGATCTTCGAAAGCCTGGCTTGGTTACGATGGCGCAGGAAGTGGTTCTTTGAGGGACCGGACAGTTGTCTTTACCGAAAACTGAGACGTGTCTATGAATCTCGATTCCTGGGTTCGGCAAAGTAG